The Granulicella arctica genome has a segment encoding these proteins:
- a CDS encoding sigma-70 RNA polymerase sigma factor region 4 domain-containing protein: MALRGKVRDWRRTGAGRAELRGAGSELEHIGGVTESFAIDVETKILFEQLSLSLKERDRAILVLLTRGESTAQIAAFLDMNYAAAAKAMQRVKDRISIVVDGNRRKKQPEPEGNLAVRKGKVSESRADEGLPPGIIS; this comes from the coding sequence ATGGCCCTTCGTGGCAAAGTGCGCGATTGGCGAAGGACTGGTGCTGGCCGCGCGGAATTGAGAGGCGCGGGGTCAGAGCTGGAGCACATCGGCGGCGTGACTGAGTCATTTGCGATCGATGTAGAAACAAAGATTTTGTTCGAACAGCTTTCCCTCTCGCTCAAAGAAAGAGATCGCGCTATCCTCGTCTTGCTCACTCGGGGGGAATCCACGGCCCAGATTGCAGCGTTCCTTGATATGAACTACGCTGCCGCAGCGAAGGCGATGCAACGAGTGAAGGATCGGATTTCCATTGTCGTTGACGGGAATCGGCGTAAGAAACAGCCTGAACCAGAAGGCAATCTTGCTGTGAGGAAAGGGAAAGTAAGTGAATCGAGAGCTGATGAAGGACTTCCTCCGGGAATCATTTCCTAA
- a CDS encoding VirB3 family type IV secretion system protein: MQTTKRGEPLAINQALNKPRQKLGLSLPIWMGIVIASLMALLLRLFVLSIVMFVVITVVCSVIIRKHPKMFQLWGLSWTQKSYYDPRKR; encoded by the coding sequence ATGCAGACAACCAAGCGTGGAGAGCCACTGGCGATCAATCAAGCCCTCAACAAACCCCGGCAGAAGCTCGGTCTGAGCTTGCCAATCTGGATGGGCATTGTGATTGCCTCGCTGATGGCTCTCCTGCTTCGGTTGTTTGTTTTATCCATCGTGATGTTCGTTGTGATTACCGTGGTCTGCTCGGTCATCATCCGCAAACACCCCAAGATGTTCCAACTGTGGGGCCTGAGCTGGACCCAGAAGAGCTACTATGACCCGCGCAAACGCTAA
- a CDS encoding VirB4 family type IV secretion/conjugal transfer ATPase gives MTRANANPWFTDAGAANSIMPIVRFVTPTVFASKTRGYGLLFEVDGADEEGLTDPEIASKMRGVEGGVRGLTEDFGLYQYMRVTSGFEIPRQKKYADPITQSFVDHRLDFLSKTANFRRIDLHWCLTLEPKLASPFAAKPKDQADENDRLISQLQKAATILETHLSSVIGLKVVGKEKAFKFFAELFNLEAWAGHIPLVSDQGVDQQIATSAVSWHNDHLRVGKRHVQMFSASSTPAVSQPCLYSSITNLTCDSVLCTTWRPQSSSTVRKEISAQEKWIDFFKVGIFQRIMAGKNFAQLDQGAGAKAASEGVDDLGLVVKELGKKAQGKYTVTLLLSAESGEELRENTPLVHRTFVDAQATVIEETIGNLSAFYAMFPFNQRYNVFSLWLGEDHHARLYIGKDNRSRQLINQAVRVELQETGRLGAEQKTFFVLAHRSDMTGADRGWAARYKTGDILIYEKGSKAHGIARNSTAVVLSADARNNTITVQQDGGKAITYDPKRLKGVNAYRETQKEFATGDRIQFTTKNKDLGVNNRDLGTITKLETGQVTVQMDGRKERTDQFDPAKMRHFDHGYAVTSHVSQGLTEGRVIANIDTDSARSLINTRLAYVAVSRAEHDARIYTNDADGLGARLATDISKTSAVDFRKSPDPAPQKNTVVQVREYADPNHRIAAVALAYAEHPSNSVVIAKDPAERRELNELIRADLQASGTVAPDSKALPVHIEKELTNPKLAAQYAPGDIIQYRQGSPASQGIPNDSAAVVVATDTRNNQLTVRTSHGDEVIYSPHLTTAMTTQSKVYREEHQEFAPGDRVRMSQPNASQGIRKGDFGTIAAIGDNLEVRLDKGESVRLTKEQAKHIEHGYAVDSLKTGAPDRVLISQDGSFQATSESVSLSRTGREVSVYTSDGSAQANAVALTIALPEQLKPAIALQVQQQSEAPSSAIALDQAPVVQHRHSRGR, from the coding sequence ATGACCCGCGCAAACGCTAATCCATGGTTCACCGACGCCGGGGCTGCCAACAGCATCATGCCCATTGTCCGCTTCGTCACACCTACCGTGTTTGCGAGCAAGACACGCGGCTACGGCTTGCTTTTTGAAGTCGATGGAGCCGACGAAGAAGGGCTCACCGACCCCGAGATAGCTTCCAAGATGCGAGGCGTCGAAGGCGGTGTACGCGGCCTTACGGAAGACTTCGGGCTCTACCAGTACATGCGCGTGACCTCCGGGTTCGAGATTCCGCGCCAGAAGAAGTACGCCGATCCCATCACCCAATCCTTTGTAGATCATCGGCTGGATTTCCTTTCAAAGACAGCCAACTTTCGCCGTATCGACCTCCACTGGTGCCTCACCCTAGAGCCCAAGTTGGCGTCTCCATTCGCGGCCAAGCCGAAGGATCAGGCCGACGAGAACGACCGGCTCATCTCCCAGCTTCAGAAGGCAGCAACCATTCTTGAAACGCACCTGAGCAGCGTCATCGGGTTGAAGGTTGTAGGCAAAGAGAAAGCCTTCAAGTTCTTTGCGGAGTTGTTCAATCTTGAAGCATGGGCAGGGCACATCCCGCTCGTTTCAGACCAGGGAGTAGACCAGCAGATCGCCACAAGCGCGGTGTCCTGGCACAACGATCATCTGCGAGTAGGGAAGCGCCATGTGCAGATGTTCTCCGCGTCGAGCACGCCCGCCGTGTCACAGCCCTGCCTCTACAGCAGCATCACCAATCTGACCTGCGACAGCGTGCTTTGCACCACATGGAGGCCGCAATCTTCCTCCACCGTACGCAAGGAAATCAGCGCCCAGGAGAAGTGGATTGACTTCTTCAAGGTCGGCATCTTCCAGCGCATCATGGCCGGGAAGAACTTCGCCCAGCTCGACCAGGGCGCGGGTGCAAAGGCGGCTTCGGAAGGTGTGGACGATCTTGGTTTAGTCGTTAAGGAGTTGGGCAAGAAAGCTCAGGGCAAGTACACTGTGACGCTTCTCCTCTCGGCTGAAAGCGGGGAAGAACTCAGGGAGAATACGCCACTCGTTCACCGGACTTTCGTGGACGCCCAGGCGACCGTGATCGAGGAAACCATCGGGAACCTCTCAGCGTTTTACGCGATGTTCCCCTTCAATCAGCGCTACAACGTCTTTTCCCTCTGGCTTGGAGAGGATCATCACGCTCGTCTCTACATCGGCAAAGACAACCGCAGCCGCCAGCTTATCAATCAAGCGGTGCGGGTCGAATTGCAGGAGACCGGGAGGCTTGGAGCGGAGCAAAAGACTTTCTTCGTTCTGGCCCATCGTTCCGACATGACCGGCGCGGATCGAGGGTGGGCAGCGCGGTACAAAACGGGGGACATCCTTATATACGAGAAGGGCAGCAAGGCCCATGGGATAGCCAGGAACAGCACCGCCGTTGTGCTTTCCGCAGACGCCAGGAACAACACCATTACAGTCCAGCAGGACGGCGGGAAGGCCATTACCTACGATCCAAAGCGGTTAAAAGGTGTGAACGCCTACCGCGAAACCCAGAAGGAGTTTGCGACCGGCGATCGGATACAGTTCACAACGAAAAACAAGGATTTGGGTGTCAACAACCGCGATCTAGGCACCATCACCAAGCTCGAGACCGGACAGGTTACCGTCCAGATGGACGGCAGGAAAGAACGCACCGACCAGTTCGACCCGGCCAAGATGAGGCACTTCGACCACGGCTACGCCGTCACGTCTCACGTTTCGCAAGGGCTTACCGAGGGCCGCGTCATCGCCAATATCGACACGGATTCGGCCCGCTCTCTTATCAATACCCGGCTAGCCTACGTCGCGGTTTCGCGTGCGGAGCACGACGCGAGGATCTACACCAACGATGCGGACGGGCTTGGAGCACGGCTGGCAACCGACATCAGCAAAACCTCCGCCGTGGACTTCCGCAAGTCTCCCGACCCAGCTCCACAGAAGAACACCGTTGTCCAGGTGCGTGAGTATGCCGACCCAAACCATCGCATCGCAGCGGTTGCGCTGGCCTACGCAGAGCACCCTTCCAACAGTGTCGTCATCGCCAAAGACCCAGCCGAGCGGCGGGAGTTGAATGAACTTATCCGAGCCGACCTGCAAGCGTCGGGGACCGTTGCACCGGATAGCAAGGCTCTTCCCGTCCACATCGAGAAGGAATTGACGAACCCGAAGCTGGCGGCTCAGTACGCCCCCGGCGACATCATCCAGTACCGCCAAGGGAGCCCAGCCAGCCAGGGAATTCCAAACGACAGCGCCGCCGTGGTCGTTGCCACGGACACCAGGAACAACCAGCTCACCGTCAGGACCTCTCACGGCGACGAGGTGATCTACAGCCCGCATCTCACTACAGCCATGACCACCCAAAGCAAGGTCTACCGCGAGGAACACCAAGAGTTCGCGCCGGGAGACCGAGTACGAATGTCCCAACCCAATGCCTCGCAGGGCATCCGAAAAGGCGACTTTGGCACCATTGCCGCCATCGGAGATAACCTAGAAGTACGTCTCGACAAGGGCGAAAGCGTGCGACTGACCAAAGAACAAGCGAAGCACATCGAACACGGCTATGCCGTTGACAGCCTCAAGACGGGTGCTCCAGACAGAGTTCTTATCAGTCAGGATGGATCGTTCCAAGCTACATCCGAGTCCGTTTCGCTCTCCCGCACAGGGCGGGAGGTGAGTGTCTACACGTCTGATGGATCAGCTCAGGCGAACGCTGTAGCTCTCACCATTGCACTTCCGGAACAATTGAAGCCTGCCATTGCCCTTCAAGTTCAGCAGCAAAGCGAAGCTCCTTCCAGCGCCATTGCGCTGGATCAAGCTCCTGTCGTCCAGCATCGCCACAGTCGTGGGCGCTAA
- a CDS encoding alkene reductase codes for MSEQPLLTPYRLGDLELANRIVMAPLTRMRAHPVDHVPTAVMAEYYAQRATAGLIISEAIAISPDGFGWADTAGLWSPEHVRGWRQVTDEVHKRGGKIIAQLWHTGAISHPELRDGAVPLSASDVDPGQVSVTREGRKPTVAPRPMTTEEIQTTVRDYARAARNAIEAGFDGVQVLANYLYLIAQFMNLSTNRRTDAYGGALENRARFLFEVVESVVETVGNKRTGIKLSPMHEGGAFAANEETLPIAEYAIQKLSGYHLSHLLLMGNMTDFTGTPLQKLTGDGMFEHFRPLYEGTLIANVMMDRDRGNRLISSGLADLVAFGRPFISNPDLVERYKIGAPLADVDWTTVYASDATGYSDYPMSQPI; via the coding sequence ATGTCTGAACAGCCTCTACTTACCCCCTACCGATTGGGCGATCTTGAGCTCGCGAATCGGATCGTCATGGCACCTCTCACCCGTATGCGAGCACATCCGGTCGATCATGTGCCCACCGCCGTGATGGCTGAATATTATGCCCAGAGGGCGACCGCCGGCCTAATCATCTCTGAGGCCATCGCCATCAGTCCAGATGGGTTTGGATGGGCGGATACAGCAGGCCTCTGGAGCCCGGAGCATGTACGCGGATGGCGTCAGGTGACGGACGAAGTCCATAAGCGAGGCGGGAAGATTATCGCCCAGCTCTGGCACACGGGCGCCATCTCACACCCGGAGCTTCGCGACGGTGCGGTGCCGCTATCCGCATCCGACGTCGATCCGGGCCAGGTGTCTGTGACCCGCGAGGGGAGGAAGCCCACGGTTGCTCCCCGCCCCATGACTACGGAGGAGATCCAAACCACGGTGCGCGACTATGCCCGTGCCGCCAGGAACGCGATCGAGGCAGGCTTCGACGGTGTACAGGTCCTCGCTAACTACCTCTATCTCATCGCCCAGTTCATGAACCTGTCGACGAATCGCCGGACGGACGCCTACGGCGGCGCGCTTGAGAATCGTGCGCGCTTTCTGTTCGAAGTAGTCGAGTCGGTAGTGGAAACCGTGGGCAACAAAAGGACAGGAATCAAGCTTAGCCCGATGCACGAAGGCGGCGCCTTTGCAGCAAACGAAGAAACGCTGCCAATTGCGGAATATGCCATCCAAAAGCTGAGCGGCTACCACCTCTCGCACCTTCTCTTGATGGGGAACATGACAGACTTCACAGGCACGCCACTCCAGAAGTTGACCGGCGACGGCATGTTCGAACACTTCCGTCCATTGTATGAAGGCACCCTGATCGCAAACGTGATGATGGATCGCGACCGAGGCAATCGCTTGATCTCATCGGGCCTAGCGGATCTCGTCGCCTTCGGACGGCCATTCATCTCGAACCCCGACCTTGTGGAGCGCTACAAGATCGGCGCGCCCTTAGCAGATGTCGATTGGACCACCGTCTACGCCTCAGACGCGACAGGTTATTCCGATTACCCGATGTCCCAACCTATCTGA
- a CDS encoding DUF427 domain-containing protein, whose protein sequence is MSTERILRPKEVRIPGPDHPIEIAPANGRVRVLVGDKVIALSVRALVLEEGGYPPVFYIPREDADMSLLERTTHYSYCPYKGDCTYFSIPTGGNKSEFAVWSYEDPYEAVALIRDHLAFYPTRVDAIEFKPEPAEL, encoded by the coding sequence ATGAGCACGGAACGTATTCTGCGACCAAAAGAAGTAAGGATTCCAGGGCCGGATCACCCTATCGAGATCGCGCCGGCCAACGGTCGAGTGCGCGTGCTGGTCGGGGATAAGGTTATTGCCCTGAGCGTCCGCGCCCTCGTTCTTGAAGAAGGGGGTTATCCGCCGGTCTTCTACATACCGCGTGAGGACGCTGACATGTCGCTTCTGGAACGGACAACACATTACAGTTACTGCCCCTACAAGGGCGACTGTACCTACTTCTCGATTCCTACCGGCGGAAACAAGTCGGAGTTCGCGGTGTGGAGTTACGAAGACCCGTACGAAGCCGTAGCGCTCATCCGCGATCATCTTGCCTTCTATCCGACTCGTGTCGATGCGATCGAGTTTAAACCCGAACCCGCCGAACTGTGA
- a CDS encoding SDR family NAD(P)-dependent oxidoreductase, whose translation MTLKGKLALITGASRGIGRATALAIAAEGAHVLLHFGKSKDAALELQQQIVTEGGRADLLEAPLETLDGVEHLVSQVQKLAEGGLDIVVLNAGISKAGSMESHTPEDFDNLFATNVRAPFFLMQKLIPLLKYGSSVVVTTSLAARYSPGEAGASGSPSLPAYAATKGALETLVRQWAAQLGVRGIRVNAVSPGVIATDMSNFTKTEGGQALALSMQALKRIGQAEDVADVIAFMASDKSRWITGASIPVDGGSKL comes from the coding sequence ATGACTCTCAAAGGAAAACTTGCGTTGATCACGGGCGCCTCCCGGGGGATTGGCAGGGCAACAGCCCTGGCGATCGCCGCTGAAGGTGCACACGTCCTCCTGCACTTTGGTAAATCGAAAGATGCTGCGCTGGAGTTGCAGCAGCAGATTGTGACCGAAGGCGGTCGGGCTGACCTGTTGGAAGCACCGCTCGAGACGCTCGACGGCGTTGAGCATCTCGTCAGTCAGGTGCAGAAGCTGGCTGAAGGAGGCCTCGACATTGTGGTCCTCAATGCGGGTATCTCAAAGGCGGGGTCGATGGAGTCCCATACACCTGAAGACTTTGACAACCTGTTCGCCACAAACGTAAGAGCGCCCTTCTTCCTAATGCAGAAGCTGATCCCGTTGCTGAAGTACGGCTCCAGCGTTGTTGTTACGACGTCGCTTGCCGCCAGATACTCTCCGGGTGAAGCGGGCGCGAGCGGCTCTCCGTCACTTCCGGCTTATGCGGCGACCAAGGGCGCGCTGGAAACCCTGGTTCGTCAGTGGGCGGCACAGCTTGGGGTCCGAGGCATTCGGGTCAACGCGGTGTCACCGGGCGTCATTGCCACGGACATGTCCAACTTCACCAAGACGGAAGGTGGGCAAGCACTGGCGTTGAGTATGCAGGCACTCAAGCGCATTGGGCAGGCTGAAGACGTAGCCGATGTGATCGCATTCATGGCGTCAGATAAGTCCCGCTGGATCACAGGCGCGAGCATTCCTGTGGACGGAGGTTCGAAGCTATGA